The following coding sequences lie in one Gymnogyps californianus isolate 813 chromosome 18, ASM1813914v2, whole genome shotgun sequence genomic window:
- the NDUFA8 gene encoding NADH dehydrogenase [ubiquinone] 1 alpha subcomplex subunit 8 — protein MPGSLQVPSLEELDVQEVRVSSAVLKAAAHHYGAQCDRPNKEFMLCRWEEKDPRKCLREGRQVNQCALDFFRKIKMHCAEPFTEYWTCIDYTNLQELRRCRKQQAVFDNCVLEKLGWVRPDLGELSKVTKVKTDRPMPENAYHSRARPEPNPPIEGELKPSPFGSRLFFWSW, from the exons ATGCCCGGCTCCCTGCAGGTGCCCTCCCTGGAGGAGCTCGACGTGCAGGAG GTGAGAGTCAGCTCGGCCGTGCTGAAGGCCGCGGCCCACCACTACGGCGCGCAGTGCGACCGCCCCAACAAGGAGTTCATGCTGTGCCgctgggaggagaaggaccCGCGGAAGTGCCTGCGGGAGGGCCGCCAGGTCAACCAGTGCGCCCTCGACTTCTTCAG GAAGATTAAGATGCACTGTGCGGAACCATTTACTGAGTACTGGACGTGCATTGACTATACCAACTTGCAGGAGCTCCGTCGATGCCGAAAACAGCAGGCAGTATTTGATAACTGTGTGCTGGAGAAGTTGGGTTGGGTGAGACCTGATCTGGGAGAGCTCTCTAAG gttACGAAAGTGAAGACAGACCGTCCTATGCCTGAGAATGCTTATCACTCTAGAGCTAGACCGGAGCCAAACCCGCCCATTGAAGGAGAGCTGAAGCCTTCTCCATTTGGCAGTAGGCTCTTTTTCTGGTCCTGGTAA